caatattgcggtgtaagtgacgttaaaaattaagttgaatgtgtaattagagcaaagaagcaagagtcggtagcataatttaaatgatATTAACCTGTAATTATAttacacatgtaacgttaggtGTAAGGAAAGctacaaataacaacattaaaTGTTGTGTACGAGTAGTGGAGTCTAATATAAAAGCAGGCATTAACTTTAGTCGACTAGCTACGGTAAGAGGTTTAAATCGATCATAACACAATTATTGTAATCTTTCCTTCGaccgttagctaacgttagctttgggTTAGCTTGCTGGCATCTGGTTGAGACCcagcacagaaaaaacaaaagctctccaGTTATCGTGAAACTTTTCCATTACTCACCTTCCCTTTTTATCTGGTTGAATGTCTTGAAATACAAGTGTGGGTTTGTTTTGACAGGACAACCGTTGATTCAGTTGCTCTTagtaagctaactagctagatAGCTAGCCGACTGTATTTCCTCATCCCCATACTATCTTCTGTTTACTTTAGCTAATTTTTGGAGGAATCACATCTCGTGACAACAAATACAGACCGCTGGTCTCTCGCCACTAAACTGACTGTGAATCGGTTTTCGTGGGAAGCTTCTCCTCGCGGTTAGAGGCAGAATAACAGTACGCACGCTGACTTCTGATCAGTTGATTTCAAATCAGTGGACACGGGGAGGGGGAGGCAACGCTGGCGCTGGCATGTCCCGCCCTTCtgtgcctctgattggcttatcTTGACATTCTTACCACAACCCTAATCAATCCCACTCCTCTTGCCTAAAACTAAACAACAAATGCAACGAATACCAGACAATCAGAGGGAGAGTAGGGCGGGTCATGCCTTCGCCATCCTAGGAATCGTTTTGGCACACGGGGGGCGGGGCTCTGCACGGTGACGCTGTACGTTTACCAGCTATACGTCGTAGATGCGCATCTCGAAACATGTCGGCATCTGAGGCAACGACGAAGGTAGCAAACCCTCTGCAACACAAAATCACATGCTAAAGAAATTGAAGTTTGTTTCACCACTTGTAAACGCATTAGCCTACATAGCAAAAACATGCTTACTAAAGCTGCACTCTGCTTTGATGCAAAATGTCTTCACTTCTCGATTGTAGGAGCTCTTTGTTGCAAGCTGTGCTACACTGCTAGCTACGTTAGCTTgtaacagttttttgttaacTAACGTTAAACTGCTCTACTGTTGTtactgttttgctttttttcttgacTCATTGGCCGTTAAATCATTGTATGCCCGTCGTCTTCTGTTGCTTAGTCACAtttagctgtttttgttttgaattttaaacCCTGTATGCTCAGTCTACCCAGTTTTTAAAGCTAATGTTGAGACAAAGTGTCCTTTTGTAAAGTTACATTGTGATACTAACATCGATGAGTTAATCCCAGCGAATGGAAGGGAGGGTTTTAAGCAGCCAATGTGTGAAATTCAACTccattcctttttattttacgGACTATTGTTGCTTTGAATTGTGTCAGAGGCATGAATGGGGTGATTGACTGAAGGCGGCACTGGACGTAACAACAGAAGATCAGCAATTGGTTGAAAGGTTTATTTTGGAAAGGAGACGGCGGAAATCAGTCAAGCAGATGCACTAAACATATTTGTATTAGCTATAATAACCcaaaagaagtgtgtgtgtgtgtttgtgttagagggagagaaaatggTAACATAAGTAAAATCATATCGTCGGTCATGATGATTTACTCTGGATTAACAAATTACAAATAATGTGGTGTTCAGCTGATATGTGACATTTGCTGCTAATGACACCTGAACTAAAACCGGAACCACTGAGTTAGTATTAACTTTGTTTCCTGGGAAATGTGTTTCACTAGCAACACGTTCTCGTTTTTTTTGCCAGTCGAACATAGTGTGCAACATATACTTTAAATGTACTTGCTAATTACTACAATACTAAATGTACAACAAATTGAATCTGCGGACCGGACAGCCTTAGTCTGATTAaaaaatagttagtatttattTAGTAGTTTAGTGTTTTAgtagttacatttttataaaatgttgcATTCCTTATTGACTAGCCATTCGCAAAGAAAAAAGTCTAAGTGTGTCTCTCTTTTACCTGGTATAACACCAAGACACTGCCAAACATGGGTTATATACATGTTACAGCCTATTTACTTTAGATATTTGGTGAACATTTCCAGTTGTGTACCTCATAACATAACACCAAGTATAGCTCAATTGTTTCACATTGGTGTGGCTGTTTGAACTTCAATAATGTGTACTCTGGTGAATAAATTGATCCAGTAGTCTGTAACCctaaatatcaataaatatcaGGACTAAGATTAATATTTTTAACATGATAGTTCTCGCTAATTGTCGTTTCTTTGTCAGGAGCCTCCTGAAGGAAATGACTCAGAAACACCTGCAGAGTCATTAGATGGACCAAGTCAAGTAAAGAAAGGTATGTCTATGGGGAGATGTCTAGTTTTTGACATCTGTGCCTTTTTAGGTACACAAATAAACCAAATTATTCTGTGATTTTGTAATTACTACTTTTCCAGATAATGCAGCCTTCACCACTGCTGCAGTTGCCAAAAAGACAGAGCCCATGGGTGGCATGCCATCAATGTTCTCTCTGCAGCCTGGGAAGGACGCTTCCAGagctgaagaggaggaagaggaatggTCACCTGTATCCTCTCCAAACAAACCCGCATCAGGTAACTTGGCTTTCAACAGCTTTCCTTGATGTTATTAAAGTGGTGACTCTCTGTTTGATTAACCAAGTTTGACTTTAAGGTGTCTTGATCCCAAAAGCATACATTGAGAGTAATTTATTTCCTGCAGAGTTTGCTTTGCCGAGGAAGATAAACATGTTGCTATTATTGTTTCAATTTTATAtactatttaattttataattgTTATACTCTTAGAATAACGGCTTTGCATGTGTCAAATTAAATCTGCTACTCATAATTGGAAAAGctttaaaattacttttcaagAAGTTAAAAGTATACATGCATTTACCTCCCTTTTacaggacatgcagcaaagtccCTTTTATCAATGTCCTCCTCTACGTCTTCAATGTTGTCCCCTGGCCGAGCAAAGATGAGTGTTTCTGGACCTGGCAGTAGTAAATTCATCCTGGCacctgcctcctcctcttcgTCATCTTCCTCATCGTCATCATCTGCCACAGCCTCCTCATCTCCTTCTGTCTCCCCTGGCCCACCCAAGATCCACCGGGCCCGCAAGACCATGAACAGGCCTCCACTAGGGCAGGTGAGCCTATATAGCAAGTAGTTAGCGTTTCCATTTGGCATGAGTAAAATGTGATGTGTACCCCTCTGTTGCGATTGGGTACCAGCATTTGGTACCTATCTGTTATTGTATTGGCTTGAGTAACACTCTTGAAAGTGTGTTGGTAATGTTACAATGTGAAGAAATTTTACAGCCACTGACAAAACGTACACCGTGAAACAGTAGCTCAGTTTTTTGTTGCAACCTTTTCTTTAACATTTGGTCCACttactatttttgttttacagatgAACCATGTTGAAACACCTATTGCACCGTCAGGATCCTCTGACTCTGAAACTGGTTAGTGGCTACACTAACTAATGTTTGCCTGTGTAAAATAATCAAATTGTTATGAATAAAAATTAATTAGCGTCTTGCATAAGTTAAGACTCCCTCTGTCGTTGTTGTCATGTTTCCAATAGTtgcaaaaaggagaaaactggGTATTTTATCTGACGACACACTTGAGCAGTCAGAGAATGTTCCAGAAAATGTTCAAACTGTGGTAAGATTACGTTTTTGCAGGTACATGATTTACATTTACTAATCAAATAACATGTAATTAAGTtgatcttaatgtttttattttttgctaaaACTCAGGAAGAAACgttatttcataaaaagatGGAGTCTGTTACCAAGACTGCACCAGAGAAGAGCAACAGCAGTGTGGGCAGGTCAGAGGAGGAAGTAGCTGAGAAAATTCAGATTTCTAGTCGATCCACGCGAAATTCAGAAAAGGTGTGAGTGAAGTGATCACATAATGCTATAACGTGTGTGCCTCGTGATTTTTATAAAGAACAAACTGAATGgtaatctttttttctattgtcaaacttgtatttattgtgtttcttttatAGTTTGAGGATGGTGGGGCAGAAGCAAGGCAGCACACTAAAGACATAGAGGGGTCTGTGAACATGTCAGATCACGTGAGTCATTCCATTTTAATAACTTAATACCCTCTTATCTTGTTCTAGTTACACTAATATCTTACTTTGTCTTATAGCCATTTAGCTCAAAGCGAAAGTCAAAAAGTTGTGGTTGGGTCATGTTTACATACTAGGAGGGTGAAGATTGTGCTGACCCACATGCTAACCCACTAGaacagtgtttctcaaacttttttcaatattgtaCCCCCTTTGAATTTGAAGGGGCAAAAAAATTCTGGTAGaaaaaaagtctatataaagaggtaAGAAGAAATCTATGTNNNNNNNNNNttgtgttttttttttttttttgtcactgattTTAGAATAGCGGGAAAACAGTGGTAGgaaaaactccacagggcaccTCAACACTGCAACTTCACATCCCCTATGTTTTGTGTTATAAAATCGACAGTTACCTTTTCTTTTCTACCCTTCACAGTTGTcacatttttatattcagaCAGAATTTCTCCCTTGCAGGGTTTGGAGTCTGAAACAAAGAGAGCTGTCCAGAGTAGAAATGAGAGCAAGAAGTCTTTGTGGCAGGAAACAGACCCGGACAAAGAGAGAAACGCAGTTGATGTGGTGGAGATAGTGGGAGGTGAGTGCCGTTTATTACCTAGTGGCTTTTCTACAAAGCATGCTTGGCTTCCATAATGATGAACAACACTGGATCATGTTAGATGCGTATGGTGTACAAATGTACACAATGAGATGGCATCACGTGCATTGACAGACATGGCCCGCTCTAACCTTGCTAAGCTTGCTAGCATCTGATTGGCCAACATggctttagggttagggttatggttaccTGTTGGTTTGGATTGCACTCGACAGTGGGGGAAATACACCGAGATTTGGATCTGCTCCAAAATGTAAAGGGTTCTTCCTTTTCCAACGgtacacccttccaccaaggTTAATGAAAATTGGACCAGTAGTATTTCTTGTAATCCTGCCTACAAACCGAAATAAAAACTTGACTAAAATATTGATTTGAGGGGAGTAAATTGTAATGCAAATATTCTTTGTGTACTTCTCCCGgtgtactgtttttttattgctattGTATCTTAAGCATGTGTACCTCAATAAACTGCATCATTTTCTAACATGTATCCCTCGTGGCCAGTGCTTATATTTTGTCGTTTGGTGCATTCTCAGTAGAAAGGTCCACTGAGTACACAGAGGTTCCCTTGGGTGCTCTGGACATCGCTGCTGCCGACAGTCTGACACTTTCTCCTCATCACGGTAGGTTTATGATACACCTATGTCCCTGTTATCTGAATTGGTTGAATATCTGAAAATCTTTTTTACATAATCAAGGTAGTATTAACAAAACTACAGTCACAGATCAAGGTTTTGggacagttacatttttttcttccttagtAATTACTGCTGCCAGGGCATTTTAGCTGTAGTATAAACAATACATATTCAGGGTTGGTGACCAtactttaatgttaaatggACAATTGCCCTAAGACTATAAACAAACATTATgaacaattaaatgttttttctccccTTTACAGAAGGAAGTGATGCAGGAGACACAGAGCGGCTAGAGGAGCTTCCTCTCTGCAGCTGCAGAATGGAGGCTCCTCGAGTCGACAACACCAGCCACCGCATCAGCAGACAGTGTATGGCCACTGAGAGCATCAATGGAGAGGTTTGTCTTGGTTTACTTGAATAGCAGGACAGTGTTTCTGCTGGTCTGGTATTTCATTAAGCACACAGGTAACTTTTGTTGAAGCCACATCGCCAACTGTGTAATCTTGTCTCCTGCTGTTTATCAGCTGAGGGCCTGTTCCAATCGGACTATAAAGGGGGAGACCATGCGGCCGTCAAGTCGGGTGCCCCTCATGGTGCTTTGTGAAGTCCATCGTTCGCACATGGTCAAACACCACTGCTGTCCTGGGTGTGGATACTTCTGCATAGCGGTATATTTCTAAAACCTCTTAATATCATACTGGATTTCCTATTTAATGTTGCTCAGTTGGGAAATTGTGCAATGGCTGCACATGAGTTGTTTACCAAGGCTGGTAATGCCTGTAGGGCTTTACAAGCTACAATTTAATTTTGGCTTAAAATTAATGTTAATGCTATCTTTTTGATATCATACTACATATCTTACCctattttcatctttctccctctctatATATCCTACCTTCTATTCTTATTTCTCCTCCTCCATATCGTACcactttcttctctttcagggCACATTTCTTGAGTGCTGCCCGGACCAGCGCATCGCTCACCGTTTCCACCGCGGATGTGTGACGGTGCTGGGTGCTGGGCGCAGCCGATCAAATGGTGGCGGTATGCTTTTCTGCCCCCACTGTGGTGAAGATGCCTCCGAGGCCCAGGAGGTTACCATCCCCTCCTTCAGCTCAGCCACGGCTTCCTCCACCACCGTCGTTACCATGTCggcctcctccaccaccaccccGTCTCTGCCCCCGTCCGCTCTTACAACACCCTCACTCACAGCCTCAACAGGAGGTATGAAGGACGGGAAGATGCCTGAGAGACCTGTCAGGTAAGATTGGGTGATGTGTGAGAGATGTTATTGGCttcctttattttattctattaaCTATAggaaagttaattttttttttttaacccgtgCTCCCCTTCACTACCTCCTTTCAGTGCACGTATGCGTAGTCATGGCTTAGGGACACCGGCAGTGGAGCAGCAGCCCCCACAGCCTGTAGCCTCTGCAGCAACTGTGGCCACCATCCCCCCAGCAGAGGAGGGGGTGGACAGCGTGGGGCCCTCTCTCTGTATGCCAAATGGGAAACCCATCAGCCCTGGTGCACTTCCACCTGGGCCCAGCCGGGCGGCGCTGCAGAAGGCCATTCTCACACAGGACACTGAGAGGTTGGAATTTAGATTTGACTATATTTTGTCACAGTAGGTTGAAGGATTGAACAGTGGAATAGATACAACAATTGAGAGATGTAAGAGCGGTTCAGCAACTTATTCTATTTGAACATATCTGATCTTTAGCAGTagacattttataaataaaagcaATATCTCCATTCTCTGCTGTTAGAACACTCTGCAGCCACAACAAAATTACAAGTTGCAGTGAAATGATTTCCTGTTTTGTTAGCTTTAGCACTTCCAAGGGAAATTAAAAAGCTTTCAGTGGACAAGAGGACATCAGACAAGTTGAGACTAAATTGGTGATTGTTGCTTATGATTTGCCAGGAAGAAGAAACTGAGGTTCCACCCCCGCCAGCTTTACCCTGCTGCCAAGCAAGGAGAAGTGCAGAGAGTCCTGCTCATGCTGAGTGAGTGAGCGTGCACTTTTTATTTATGACCGAGTGTTGTAGATggtttaattataaaaaaaaacaacaactgtttgtgtgtgtgtcaaagtggAGGGCATAGATCCAACATACCAGCCTGACTCTCAGAACAGGCGCTCTGCTCTACATGCTGCAGCCCAGAGAGGTCTGCTGGAAGTCTGCTACCTACTCGTACAGGTGACCAATTTTAGCTTCTGTCTTGTTGGCTTATTTTATGTAACTAGTACATGTGACtataatcaaaaagaaaagctgtTATTGCaggttcatttttaaaatgatttataacACTTGCATTCAGGGTCACTGCTGACATTatttgaaacaaaatgaaacctAAAACAGAGCGCTCATTATTTAGTGTATTTATTTGGTCTTGTGCTTGAGATTAGAGTTATATCTGATTTATATATTGACAGGCTGGTGCCCAAGTGGATGCCTTGGACAAGGACAGAAGGACCCCTCTGTTGGAAGCAATCGTCAACAATCGCATTGAGGTTGCTCACTACCTGGTTCAGAATGGCGCCTGTGTCTATCATAGTGTGAGTGTCTGTTAGCacctaaaattaaaacataaatgtgaaCTTTCAGGAGTTTGGTTGATATTTGTTTATGTCTTCAGGAAGAGGATGGATATACTGGCCTCCACCATGCAGCCAAGCTGGGAAACCTGGAAATTGTCAACATGCTTCTGGAAACGGGTCAGGTGGATGTTAACGCACAGGTAAAGCAATAGCCAAAATGTCAGTATTTTAGGGACATCAGATAACCCTCTGTTTATAATTACTGTCAGTTTTGAACTTCATATCTGTCTTACTGGAGGTGACTGATTTAAAATGCCAGTGTAGAGTCATTCTGAATCTTCCTGTCGTTTTAGGACAGCGGTGGTTGGACGCCGATCATCTGGTCCGCAGAGCACAAACACGTAGAGGTGATAAAAGTGCTGCTGAACAGAGGAGCTGATGTCACCATCAATGACAAGGTAAGTTTCTACTCGCTAACACTGAGGTTTGTAGGTTGTGTTCATGACATGGTTTTGCTAGATGTGTAGCAGCTCCTCTTAGTATGCCTGTTATATTTGCTTACAAACGCAAAGCACAGTGTGTgcctgttattttttatttatgataaTCAGACTGAACTGCTGTGTCATTTGAGTTGGGGGTTAAAAACATGTCCTCTGGAGCGAgccattgttttttaacttctCTCTGCTGCCCCTCTCAGCTTTATTGTCCTGTAATAAGTTGTGATACacaaaaaatggcaaaatggATGTAGTTGCATGAAAATGTTTCAGGTTATTACTTTAAACAGTCCCTACCCTCCCTTCAGGAGCTGAACGTGTGTCTTCACTGGGCGGCGTATGCAGGCAATGTGGATATAGCAGAGCTGGTGTTGAACTCTGGCTGTCCTCTTACCTCGGTTAACATGCACGGAGACACGCCGCTCCACATCGCCGCCAGAGAGGGCTACCTGGAATGTGTTACGTGAGTCAATGTTGTGTTACACAAGCTGTCGCCTCATTTAATGTACATGGTACATGTATCTTTTCCTTTAGCTTGAAGCCCTAGCAGTTATCCATGCTCCCACTACCATATATCAACAAATacgtttttctctttcttctgcaGGTTGTTCCTTTCCAGAGGCGCAGACATTGACATCATGAACAGGGAAGGAGACACGCCTCTGAGTCTTGCACGGGCCGACACGCCGGTGTGGGTGGCACTCCAGATCAACAGGAAGCTGAGAAGGGGAATAACCAATCGTATGCTTCGGACTGAGCGAATCATCTGCAGGTAGGTTTTGTGCTATTTTAATGGAGTCTTCCTTTCCCCTTGTTCTTTCCTGTTTTCTTCGTGATTCAACTCCCTTGTTTATTGTTCCAGTGATGTTGCGCAGGGCTATGAGAACGTTCCAATTCCCTGTGTGAACGCAGTGGACGATGAGGGCTGTCCTTCAGACTACAAATACGTTTCAGAAAACTGTGAAACTTCAGCAATGAACATAGACCGCAATATTACACACCTACAGGTAAAATTGATCAGGCTCTCGTTTTAGCAATAATCTTTCTTACCTAATTATTTTATCTGCAATGAAAAATGCATCTCATGCCTTTTGATTATCTTTACTTCAGCACTGTAGCTGCACTGATGACTGCTCATCTAGTAACTGCCTCTGTGGACAGCTTAGTATACGCTGCTGGTACGACAAGGTAAATAGAAATGTTGTTTTACGGCCACATTATTAAAGTAATCTGCTCGGAAAACCTGTACAATTTTAATCAAAAGCCTCAACTGATTAGCACTGTGGAATTAATAAAGATCTGTATAAACTGCAGTTTTCAGCAGAAATTCTCCATGAGGAGAAAATGACTGGGATTCATGGGTGTCAGGAGAAACTAAAGGACTGAAACTAATCCCAACTTGTTGTATAATGTTTTCTAGGACCAGCGGCTGCTCCAGGAATTCAACAAAATTGAACCTCCACTTATATTTGAATGCAACATGGCGTGTTCCTGTTACCGAACATGTAAAAACAGGGTGGTACAGGCAGGCATCAAGTAAGAATTCTAAATATTACTCATCTAACATAATATTTCTCAACCACATgcagattttttaaaatctaattaTTATAGTTATTGACTGGAAGACAAAAGCTGTATATGCAGGGGCATTGAGCCCTcatgatttccttttttttctccttcagaGTTCGTCTTCAGCTCTACAGGACAGAGAAGATGGGATGGGGAGTTCGGGCTCTGCAGGATATTCCCCAGGGAAGCTTCATCTGCGAGTGAGAGGACTGTCCACAAGTCAAACAACAGGTTTCATGTTACTGTATATGAAAGGTCAGAGATTAGACATTAAGCGTCTCTCCTTACGTTGACACAGATATGTCGGGGAGCTCATCTCTGacgcagaggcagatgttcgaGAAGACGACTCGTACCTGTTTGACCTGGACAACAAGGTGAAAaataagtgttttcttttttagttcCGCTGTATAAAAATGAGATGACTGATGGAAAACAGTCATCTGAGAGAGCATTTGGCATTTGGAGAGCATCAGTCATGAGAGAGAGCATTTGGCATATTTCCTTTGTGACCAATAATAAATTACTATTAAAGGAACTAATTAGCTAGACCTTAACTCATGCGGtggaaacacaaaatacatccaCAACTGCTGAGCTTGACAAAAACCAAGcaacatttttgaaagaatTCCCATCTTTTGTTAACATTTCTTAATGTGAAGCGCTTataattttaacatttataaaTCAATCAACTCCTGAATTCCGaaacacaaaccaaccaaccaaaaaATTGGCAGAGTCAAATTTTATTTGAAATCTACTGAATCAGACACTATTTTGTTGTGAAATACAGTGctgcaaaaacataaaacagttATGTCATTGGTTGTCCGTCTCTGTATTTTGCTGATGTTATACGTATGTTTTTAGTgggtttttatatttatttattttatttaaagaaagtaaTAAAATGATTCAATAACAAGTTTCAATTCAACTCCAAAACAATTAAGAATCAGACCGTCTCAATTaaacaaaaggcagagcaagccCAACATTAAGATCATAATAAAGTATGTGAATTTACTTTACAAAGTAGACAATAAAACTCTaactgaaaacagaaaacaacttGTCAAAATACATTGGAGTGCTTATTAATCCCAAAACTAACGTATTCCAATACATCtcagtgtttttaaaatgctactTGTTGTCTTTAACTCGAAATATCAGATATCAGGATCTGTTTATTATGCACAATGTGTCTGAATAGCGATATATATTTCTAACAcaatgcatgtttttgttttttctcatcaTTTTGTAAAGGATGGGGAGGTGTATTGTATCGATGCCCGGTACTATGGCAACATCAGCCGCTTCATCAACCACCTGTGTGACCCAAACCTCATCCCAGTACGTGTGTTCATGCTGCACCAGGACCTGAGATTTCCCCGCATCGCCTTCTTCAGCTCCAGAGACATCCACAGTGGACAAGAGCTGGGGTGAGAAGTTGAGATGTTTATGATCACCTGCTCAGAGctcatttctgtcatttttttagtctttcttatatttatatttgcaaACCTCTAATCTAGAACTGTCATTTCCATTGGATTGCCTTGTTTTGGGGACAGTGTTTTGCGCATGTaagcttttattattttaacttttctgTTTCAACAGATTTGACTATGGAGACCGATTTTGGGACATTAAGAGCAAGTATTTCACTTGTCAGTGTGGATCGGAAAAATGCAAACACTCAGCCGAGGCCATTGCCTTGGAGCAGAGTAGACTGGCTCGACAGGACGTTTGCACAGAATCGGGAACTGACTGTGGGATGA
Above is a window of Etheostoma spectabile isolate EspeVRDwgs_2016 chromosome 14, UIUC_Espe_1.0, whole genome shotgun sequence DNA encoding:
- the ehmt2 gene encoding histone-lysine N-methyltransferase EHMT2 isoform X1, which encodes MILTCNYITHVTLGVRKATNNNIKCCVRVVESNIKAGINFSRLATEPPEGNDSETPAESLDGPSQVKKDNAAFTTAAVAKKTEPMGGMPSMFSLQPGKDASRAEEEEEEWSPVSSPNKPASGHAAKSLLSMSSSTSSMLSPGRAKMSVSGPGSSKFILAPASSSSSSSSSSSSATASSSPSVSPGPPKIHRARKTMNRPPLGQMNHVETPIAPSGSSDSETVAKRRKLGILSDDTLEQSENVPENVQTVEETLFHKKMESVTKTAPEKSNSSVGRSEEEVAEKIQISSRSTRNSEKFEDGGAEARQHTKDIEGSVNMSDHGLESETKRAVQSRNESKKSLWQETDPDKERNAVDVVEIVGVERSTEYTEVPLGALDIAAADSLTLSPHHEGSDAGDTERLEELPLCSCRMEAPRVDNTSHRISRQCMATESINGELRACSNRTIKGETMRPSSRVPLMVLCEVHRSHMVKHHCCPGCGYFCIAGTFLECCPDQRIAHRFHRGCVTVLGAGRSRSNGGGMLFCPHCGEDASEAQEVTIPSFSSATASSTTVVTMSASSTTTPSLPPSALTTPSLTASTGGMKDGKMPERPVSARMRSHGLGTPAVEQQPPQPVASAATVATIPPAEEGVDSVGPSLCMPNGKPISPGALPPGPSRAALQKAILTQDTERKKKLRFHPRQLYPAAKQGEVQRVLLMLMEGIDPTYQPDSQNRRSALHAAAQRGLLEVCYLLVQAGAQVDALDKDRRTPLLEAIVNNRIEVAHYLVQNGACVYHSEEDGYTGLHHAAKLGNLEIVNMLLETGQVDVNAQDSGGWTPIIWSAEHKHVEVIKVLLNRGADVTINDKSLPSLQELNVCLHWAAYAGNVDIAELVLNSGCPLTSVNMHGDTPLHIAAREGYLECVTLFLSRGADIDIMNREGDTPLSLARADTPVWVALQINRKLRRGITNRMLRTERIICSDVAQGYENVPIPCVNAVDDEGCPSDYKYVSENCETSAMNIDRNITHLQHCSCTDDCSSSNCLCGQLSIRCWYDKDQRLLQEFNKIEPPLIFECNMACSCYRTCKNRVVQAGIKVRLQLYRTEKMGWGVRALQDIPQGSFICEYVGELISDAEADVREDDSYLFDLDNKDGEVYCIDARYYGNISRFINHLCDPNLIPVRVFMLHQDLRFPRIAFFSSRDIHSGQELGFDYGDRFWDIKSKYFTCQCGSEKCKHSAEAIALEQSRLARQDVCTESGTDCGMTMLGNS
- the ehmt2 gene encoding histone-lysine N-methyltransferase EHMT2 isoform X3, encoding MILTCNYITHVTLGVRKATNNNIKCCVRVVESNIKAGINFSRLATEPPEGNDSETPAESLDGPSQVKKDNAAFTTAAVAKKTEPMGGMPSMFSLQPGKDASRAEEEEEEWSPVSSPNKPASGHAAKSLLSMSSSTSSMLSPGRAKMSVSGPGSSKFILAPASSSSSSSSSSSSATASSSPSVSPGPPKIHRARKTMNRPPLGQMNHVETPIAPSGSSDSETVAKRRKLGILSDDTLEQSENVPENVQTVEETLFHKKMESVTKTAPEKSNSSVGRSEEEVAEKIQISSRSTRNSEKFEDGGAEARQHTKDIEGSVNMSDHGLESETKRAVQSRNESKKSLWQETDPDKERNAVDVVEIVGVERSTEYTEVPLGALDIAAADSLTLSPHHEGSDAGDTERLEELPLCSCRMEAPRVDNTSHRISRQCMATESINGELRACSNRTIKGETMRPSSRVPLMVLCEVHRSHMVKHHCCPGCGYFCIAGTFLECCPDQRIAHRFHRGCVTVLGAGRSRSNGGGMLFCPHCGEDASEAQEVTIPSFSSATASSTTVVTMSASSTTTPSLPPSALTTPSLTASTGGMKDGKMPERPVSARMRSHGLGTPAVEQQPPQPVASAATVATIPPAEEGVDSVGPSLCMPNGKPISPGALPPGPSRAALQKAILTQDTERKKKLRFHPRQLYPAAKQGEVQRVLLMLMEGIDPTYQPDSQNRRSALHAAAQRGLLEVCYLLVQAGAQVDALDKDRRTPLLEAIVNNRIEVAHYLVQNGACVYHSEEDGYTGLHHAAKLGNLEIVNMLLETGQVDVNAQDSGGWTPIIWSAEHKHVEVIKVLLNRGADVTINDKELNVCLHWAAYAGNVDIAELVLNSGCPLTSVNMHGDTPLHIAAREGYLECVTLFLSRGADIDIMNREGDTPLSLARADTPVWVALQINRKLRRGITNRMLRTERIICSDVAQGYENVPIPCVNAVDDEGCPSDYKYVSENCETSAMNIDRNITHLQHCSCTDDCSSSNCLCGQLSIRCWYDKDQRLLQEFNKIEPPLIFECNMACSCYRTCKNRVVQAGIKVRLQLYRTEKMGWGVRALQDIPQGSFICEYVGELISDAEADVREDDSYLFDLDNKDGEVYCIDARYYGNISRFINHLCDPNLIPVRVFMLHQDLRFPRIAFFSSRDIHSGQELGFDYGDRFWDIKSKYFTCQCGSEKCKHSAEAIALEQSRLARQDVCTESGTDCGMTMLGNS
- the ehmt2 gene encoding histone-lysine N-methyltransferase EHMT2 isoform X2 produces the protein MILTCNYITHVTLGVRKATNNNIKCCVRVVESNIKAGINFSRLATEPPEGNDSETPAESLDGPSQVKKDNAAFTTAAVAKKTEPMGGMPSMFSLQPGKDASRAEEEEEEWSPVSSPNKPASGHAAKSLLSMSSSTSSMLSPGRAKMSVSGPGSSKFILAPASSSSSSSSSSSSATASSSPSVSPGPPKIHRARKTMNRPPLGQMNHVETPIAPSGSSDSETVAKRRKLGILSDDTLEQSENVPENVQTVEETLFHKKMESVTKTAPEKSNSSVGRSEEEVAEKIQISSRSTRNSEKFEDGGAEARQHTKDIEGSVNMSDHGLESETKRAVQSRNESKKSLWQETDPDKERNAVDVVEIVGERSTEYTEVPLGALDIAAADSLTLSPHHEGSDAGDTERLEELPLCSCRMEAPRVDNTSHRISRQCMATESINGELRACSNRTIKGETMRPSSRVPLMVLCEVHRSHMVKHHCCPGCGYFCIAGTFLECCPDQRIAHRFHRGCVTVLGAGRSRSNGGGMLFCPHCGEDASEAQEVTIPSFSSATASSTTVVTMSASSTTTPSLPPSALTTPSLTASTGGMKDGKMPERPVSARMRSHGLGTPAVEQQPPQPVASAATVATIPPAEEGVDSVGPSLCMPNGKPISPGALPPGPSRAALQKAILTQDTERKKKLRFHPRQLYPAAKQGEVQRVLLMLMEGIDPTYQPDSQNRRSALHAAAQRGLLEVCYLLVQAGAQVDALDKDRRTPLLEAIVNNRIEVAHYLVQNGACVYHSEEDGYTGLHHAAKLGNLEIVNMLLETGQVDVNAQDSGGWTPIIWSAEHKHVEVIKVLLNRGADVTINDKSLPSLQELNVCLHWAAYAGNVDIAELVLNSGCPLTSVNMHGDTPLHIAAREGYLECVTLFLSRGADIDIMNREGDTPLSLARADTPVWVALQINRKLRRGITNRMLRTERIICSDVAQGYENVPIPCVNAVDDEGCPSDYKYVSENCETSAMNIDRNITHLQHCSCTDDCSSSNCLCGQLSIRCWYDKDQRLLQEFNKIEPPLIFECNMACSCYRTCKNRVVQAGIKVRLQLYRTEKMGWGVRALQDIPQGSFICEYVGELISDAEADVREDDSYLFDLDNKDGEVYCIDARYYGNISRFINHLCDPNLIPVRVFMLHQDLRFPRIAFFSSRDIHSGQELGFDYGDRFWDIKSKYFTCQCGSEKCKHSAEAIALEQSRLARQDVCTESGTDCGMTMLGNS